The genomic region CGCAAGGACGGGACGCGCGAGACGGTTCACACGTTGAACAACACAGCCCTGGCGACGTCTCGGGTGATGGTTGCAATCTTGGAGAATTTCCAAAACGAGGATGGTAGCGTTACTATTCCTGAAGCGTTGCGTCCGTACATGAATGGGAAGAAGGTGCTTGAGAAACATGCGTGATACGTATTTTGAAGGGGATATTGTTGTGAAGAAGCATTGGGTAGAGCCGAGTAAGAAGCGGTGCAGCAACTGTAACATCCCCTTTGAGCCGGGAGAGGTATTCATTGAGCGGGAAGTGAACGCGACGATGTTCGTGTTTTGCAGCGAGGAGTGTGTTGAGAATTTTCGCTTGCAGGAATTGATACTGGACGATGACGAGTGAGAAGGGCAGGTTATGACTCGTTTCTTAGTAGTTGGGGACTTGCACGGCCAAATTCCTCGTATCCACTTTAAAGAGTTTGACGCGATCATTGCTCCGGGCGACCTGTGTTCGGACAGGGGTGTTCGGGCTGCGTATCAAAAATTCTACGCGGAGTACTTGAAGAATCGAAAAACTCGACGGGAGTGGTTTGATTTCGTGGGGAAGCGGAAAGCAAAGGCGTTGGTTCGGCAGTCCCTCAAAGATGGCGAGCGGGTTTTGAATGTTTTGGATTCTTTCGGAAAGCCAGTTTTTCTTGTTCCAGGAAATTGGGACTGGCCGAAGGTGGCGTCTAGTTCATGGCCGTATTTGCGCGAAGATCATTTCTCAGCGCTTGTGAAGCAGAAAAGAAACGTCATTAACATGCACGGCAGGCGAAGGACGTTTGGCGGTGTTGATGTGATCGGGTATGGGTACGTGAATGGGCCTGAGCTTCTCAGGTTCAGGTCGTACGACGGCGTTTCGAAGGAGGAGCTTGCGAGAAATGAACAGAAGTATCATCGTTTGCTTGAGAAGTATAGGCGGCTGTTTTCCGGAGCGAAGAGGCCTGTGTTGTTCCTCTCGCATAACGTCCCGTTCAAGAGCGGTTTGGACAAGATTTTGGATGATCACTCGCTTCGGTTCGGGTTTCATTACGGCTCGAATCTGGCTCGCGACCTTCTTGACGAGTTCAACCCTTTGCTGTGCGTCGGGGGTCACATGCACGAGCACTTCGGGAGAAGGAAGGTTGGGAAGACCACGGTGATTAATGCCGGGTTCGGTTCGCGGGTGAACACGCTTGTTGAGATTGTCAACGGGCGGTTGCGCAAGGTTTCGTTCTTCCCTAAGCCGTACGGGAACGGGCGGGGTTGAAGCGCGCGCTGTGAAGCACGTTATTTTTTTCTTCGCCGGAGAAGCCATGAGAAAAAGAACAACTTTTTTATAGGCTGAGTGCTAGAGGCATGGCAACAATGGCTAAGCTTCCATGGTTCTCCTTCATCCTTGCAGGGACGCTGTTGGCAGGCGTTTCTTGGTACTTGGAGCAGACGAGAAATGCTAAGCTCGGAGTTTTCTTCGTGGCAGGGCTGATTTTTCTCGGAATTGGCGCGTTTCGGTTAGTGCTGAAGATTATCTTGTCAGGTGATAGAAAAATTCTGAGGCCTCAAGAGCGAGGAGAGCGGCAGCACGCCGCCTTGGTCCGCAGAGGATCGCACGTGTTTTGCCCCGCGTGCAGGACAGCGAATCATCGCTCGAACAGGTTTTGCAGGATGTGTGGTTATCCGCT from Candidatus Woesearchaeota archaeon harbors:
- a CDS encoding zinc ribbon domain-containing protein, coding for MAKLPWFSFILAGTLLAGVSWYLEQTRNAKLGVFFVAGLIFLGIGAFRLVLKIILSGDRKILRPQERGERQHAALVRRGSHVFCPACRTANHRSNRFCRMCGYPLWRVPR